In Pseudoalteromonas piratica, the following proteins share a genomic window:
- a CDS encoding GNAT family N-acetyltransferase codes for MLTIDYSVAKPENAMDIAALHTKSWQSTYHTMLKAEYLSEIAPSERLAVWQSRFSHDNDKQHVIIANHHSKLVGFICVYADHSEEHGSLLDNLHVDSNYHGNGIAKQLITLAMTWLKETLSTQVFTLKCYLAISTPLRFMKSSARNA; via the coding sequence GTGCTCACTATTGATTACAGCGTTGCCAAACCAGAAAACGCAATGGATATTGCAGCCCTTCATACCAAAAGCTGGCAAAGTACTTACCATACAATGCTAAAAGCGGAGTATTTAAGTGAAATAGCACCGAGCGAAAGGCTTGCAGTGTGGCAATCGCGTTTTAGTCACGATAACGACAAACAACATGTGATTATTGCAAACCATCACAGCAAACTTGTCGGCTTTATTTGTGTTTACGCAGATCATAGCGAGGAGCATGGCAGTCTTCTTGATAACCTACATGTCGATAGCAACTACCATGGCAACGGCATAGCCAAACAATTAATTACCTTGGCAATGACATGGCTAAAAGAAACGCTAAGTACCCAAGTGTTCACCTTGAAGTGTTATCTGGCAATCAGCACGCCATTAAGGTTTATGAAAAGCTCGGCGCGAAACGCATAA
- a CDS encoding helix-turn-helix domain-containing protein, with product MSLFVKLDNKKIQQLRLQHCWSQEELAVTAGLSIRTIQRVEKNGNASLETSKALAAVFELTPAQLQQQSTIEHVAFHFLVKYGWIAAFAISSILFGLWIVDILIPTLKGANFDAQYELHGNFRYLDFGGISFVIGFVWLSINVFVDFQTRKKQLSSSTSSI from the coding sequence ATGAGTCTATTTGTGAAACTTGATAATAAGAAAATACAACAACTACGCTTGCAACATTGCTGGAGCCAAGAAGAGCTTGCAGTGACAGCAGGTTTAAGTATTCGCACCATTCAGCGTGTTGAAAAAAATGGCAATGCCTCGCTTGAAACAAGCAAAGCGCTTGCAGCTGTGTTTGAACTCACACCGGCACAATTGCAGCAACAATCCACCATTGAACATGTTGCCTTTCACTTTTTAGTTAAATATGGCTGGATAGCCGCATTTGCTATTTCGAGCATTCTATTTGGTTTATGGATTGTCGATATTCTGATCCCAACGCTAAAAGGCGCTAATTTTGACGCACAATACGAATTACATGGTAATTTCCGCTATTTGGATTTTGGTGGCATTAGCTTTGTGATAGGGTTTGTCTGGTTGAGCATTAATGTGTTTGTGGATTTTCAAACACGTAAAAAACAACTTTCCAGCTCAACCTCTTCTATTTAA
- a CDS encoding GFA family protein, with the protein MTINGAISDIIHCHCSLCRKSSGTAFATNGFITTKSLSITKGQSFINAFEVKPGRKRHFCKQCASPLYSSNADDPTRLRLRLGVLNSDITERPMSHNFVDSKANWDSLNEDLPHYSEFEPSRAK; encoded by the coding sequence ATGACCATAAACGGTGCAATTAGCGATATTATTCATTGCCACTGCTCGCTTTGCCGCAAATCAAGCGGCACCGCCTTTGCCACAAATGGTTTTATCACAACAAAGTCGCTTAGCATCACTAAGGGGCAAAGCTTTATAAATGCCTTTGAAGTAAAACCAGGCAGAAAACGTCATTTTTGCAAACAATGTGCGTCTCCACTTTATAGCTCAAACGCGGATGACCCAACTCGTTTACGCCTTCGTCTTGGCGTGCTAAATAGCGATATCACTGAACGACCAATGTCACATAATTTTGTCGATTCAAAGGCTAATTGGGATAGCTTAAATGAAGATCTCCCGCATTACTCTGAATTTGAACCGAGTCGTGCAAAGTAA
- a CDS encoding sodium:solute symporter family transporter: MSTISSQLLVSSSSLVEDIYKSYSKRQPSSQELLTISRVFCCSVRSIVTAACLT; this comes from the coding sequence ATGAGCACCATTTCGTCACAATTATTAGTGTCGTCGAGCTCGCTGGTTGAAGATATTTATAAAAGCTATTCCAAACGACAACCAAGCAGCCAAGAACTATTAACCATCAGCCGTGTATTTTGTTGTAGTGTGCGCTCGATAGTAACAGCAGCGTGCTTAACTTAG
- a CDS encoding type 2 periplasmic-binding domain-containing protein: protein MIINKAPFSRCLLLLEKGEIDILPGLIANPKRQQHARFIAYGTSQKRVLFYKRGAIENPLSDDDKPSLTVGVLRGEVLSTYEKQWLKGKRVYYYNDVERAFICSKKSV, encoded by the coding sequence GTGATAATAAATAAAGCGCCGTTTAGCCGTTGCCTTTTGTTATTAGAAAAAGGTGAAATTGATATATTGCCGGGGCTTATAGCAAACCCAAAGCGGCAACAACATGCGCGTTTTATTGCTTACGGTACTAGCCAAAAACGCGTGTTATTTTATAAACGCGGGGCAATTGAAAATCCACTTTCAGATGATGATAAGCCATCTTTAACTGTCGGTGTGCTGCGAGGCGAAGTGCTTAGCACTTATGAAAAGCAGTGGTTAAAAGGAAAGCGGGTGTATTATTACAACGATGTTGAGCGGGCGTTTATTTGCTCGAAAAAGAGCGTTTGA
- a CDS encoding Type 1 glutamine amidotransferase-like domain-containing protein — MNNKNYFIVASLLLGFSLSHTAYACTSTESEPNDLESQANVIDCANTTLAGSSKRGDIDWFSFSTSENGEISIRLDHDSRDDFDWALFGETGNAILTGETSNVPELGSITAAAGNYYVKVTRYSGRGWYDLTVNYPTEPTPPAEDCGYGFTPAIPSDLTYWQTGNANDACGALTSGQGATLLMGGGTDVDSAFTGRVLPHIGNNQDVVILRTSGSDGYNDYLSGLLNADSVNTLLVDSRTLANSDYVAWTIKSAEFVFIAGGDQADYLNQWHNTQLQDALQHVYDKGGVIGGTSAGMALLGGSVYDPDGILGAISDEVVTDFCHDTINISQGMFSNNLLANTLTDTHFAERDRLARSVVFLGHLAAGSNVIAADENTSLYVKSNGESLVDGSGAVYIFKETATTERQQLSCNAPVIYNNIERLKLIANQQINLNTGSHNGETLSVSIDGTSNRYYSPLNPY; from the coding sequence ATGAATAATAAGAACTACTTCATTGTAGCATCACTACTATTGGGCTTTTCGCTCTCTCACACAGCTTACGCATGTACCTCTACCGAATCTGAACCAAACGACCTTGAAAGTCAGGCCAATGTAATCGATTGTGCTAATACAACCCTTGCAGGTAGCTCAAAACGCGGCGACATTGATTGGTTTAGTTTTAGCACCAGTGAAAATGGCGAAATCAGCATTCGCTTAGATCATGATAGTCGCGACGATTTTGATTGGGCATTGTTTGGCGAAACAGGCAACGCAATTTTAACGGGTGAGACAAGTAATGTACCTGAACTTGGCAGCATTACCGCAGCAGCGGGTAATTACTATGTAAAAGTAACACGTTACTCAGGACGCGGTTGGTACGACTTAACCGTTAATTACCCAACCGAGCCAACACCACCTGCTGAAGATTGCGGTTACGGCTTTACTCCCGCGATACCAAGTGACTTAACTTATTGGCAAACAGGCAACGCTAATGATGCGTGTGGCGCACTTACCAGCGGTCAAGGCGCAACCTTGCTGATGGGTGGCGGCACCGATGTTGATAGCGCATTTACAGGCCGTGTTTTACCACATATTGGCAACAATCAAGATGTGGTCATTTTAAGAACATCAGGCTCAGATGGCTACAATGACTATTTAAGCGGGTTACTGAATGCCGATTCGGTTAACACCCTATTAGTTGATTCGCGAACACTTGCGAACAGTGACTATGTTGCATGGACAATTAAAAGTGCCGAATTTGTCTTTATTGCCGGTGGCGATCAGGCTGATTACCTCAACCAATGGCACAATACGCAGCTGCAAGATGCACTTCAGCACGTTTATGATAAAGGCGGTGTTATTGGTGGCACATCAGCAGGTATGGCACTACTAGGTGGTTCGGTTTACGACCCTGATGGCATTCTTGGCGCTATCTCAGACGAAGTAGTGACTGACTTTTGCCATGACACCATCAATATTAGCCAAGGCATGTTTAGCAATAACTTGCTTGCCAATACCCTCACCGACACCCACTTTGCAGAGCGCGACCGTCTTGCCCGTTCAGTGGTGTTTTTAGGGCATTTAGCTGCTGGCAGCAATGTGATTGCGGCAGATGAAAACACCTCTTTATATGTTAAAAGTAATGGCGAAAGCTTAGTTGACGGCAGCGGTGCTGTGTATATTTTTAAAGAAACGGCAACCACCGAACGCCAACAACTAAGCTGTAACGCACCGGTTATTTACAACAACATTGAACGATTAAAGCTGATTGCCAATCAGCAAATTAATCTCAACACAGGAAGCCATAATGGCGAAACCCTGAGTGTATCGATAGATGGCACCAGCAATCGTTATTATTCACCACTTAACCCTTATTAA
- a CDS encoding arginine repressor codes for MEAEKSLNQIIKHLILQKEIRSQFELSYELGLMGFADISQSRISRMLTRLGAVRMRNSNHQLVYRLPSDVGMPGLKQSIESVVLACDKNEALVVIKTQAGGAKIVARVLDHLHDSLGISGTVASDDTLFIMPKPAQCTTLLCNQICDILDFYQAA; via the coding sequence ATGGAAGCTGAAAAATCCCTTAATCAAATCATTAAACACCTAATTTTACAAAAAGAGATCCGTTCGCAGTTTGAGCTCTCTTACGAATTAGGCTTAATGGGCTTTGCTGATATTTCACAGTCGCGTATTTCACGCATGCTTACGCGCTTGGGTGCGGTGCGTATGCGTAACAGCAACCACCAGCTGGTGTATCGCCTACCTTCAGATGTCGGCATGCCGGGGCTAAAACAGTCGATTGAAAGTGTGGTATTAGCGTGTGATAAAAACGAAGCACTGGTCGTGATAAAAACCCAAGCTGGCGGCGCTAAAATTGTAGCCCGCGTGCTTGATCACTTGCACGATAGTTTGGGCATTAGCGGCACAGTCGCAAGCGATGATACCTTGTTTATTATGCCAAAACCTGCGCAGTGCACCACGCTACTGTGCAATCAAATTTGCGACATTTTAGACTTTTATCAAGCAGCATAA
- a CDS encoding ABC transporter permease gives MNLVGLFKDAAVQLQQHKMRTFLTLLGMIFGVGAVIAMLNIGEGAQREALKMIDSMGLNNVIVEAKDFEEDELREQRKHSDGLSLNDGKVAVEALPFITDFAAEKVVETYHVFSEYAKFDGQAVGVSENYFELAHFDLSAGRLLNQQDGQHFSQVALLGANTARTLFPLGDAVGKSVKINHLWFEVVGILEAPFLKKKEFQGVKLGDEQNQIFIPLKTAIHRFKSELLDPEITRVKLATEPGFSPVMAAQAIDALVKGRHNDIDDYKLIVPAALLAQQKQTQQIFNIVMSCVAGISLLVGGIGIMNIMLATVLERTKEIGLLRAIGATQKNIQVQFITESFTISILGGLLGVFFGIALSELIAFYSQWAVSWSLSAIVLSFSICALVGLVFGVYPAIKASKLDPIDALQSD, from the coding sequence ATGAATTTAGTCGGATTATTCAAAGATGCCGCAGTGCAATTGCAACAGCATAAAATGCGCACTTTTTTAACCTTGCTCGGTATGATCTTTGGGGTAGGTGCGGTAATTGCCATGTTGAATATTGGTGAAGGTGCACAACGTGAAGCACTGAAAATGATTGATTCAATGGGTCTAAATAACGTAATTGTAGAAGCCAAAGACTTTGAAGAGGATGAACTTAGAGAGCAGCGTAAGCACTCGGACGGGTTATCACTTAACGATGGCAAAGTTGCAGTTGAAGCCTTGCCGTTTATTACTGATTTTGCCGCTGAAAAAGTGGTTGAAACCTACCATGTGTTTAGTGAATACGCCAAATTTGATGGCCAAGCAGTAGGTGTAAGTGAAAACTACTTTGAGCTTGCACATTTTGATTTAAGTGCTGGGCGTTTGCTTAATCAGCAAGATGGTCAGCACTTTTCGCAAGTGGCGCTGCTCGGTGCAAATACCGCACGTACCTTATTTCCACTTGGCGATGCAGTAGGCAAATCAGTCAAAATTAACCATTTGTGGTTTGAAGTGGTGGGGATTCTTGAAGCGCCATTTTTAAAGAAAAAAGAATTTCAGGGCGTTAAATTAGGTGATGAACAAAACCAGATTTTTATTCCACTTAAAACGGCGATCCACCGATTTAAAAGCGAATTACTCGACCCCGAAATTACCCGTGTTAAACTTGCTACCGAACCGGGCTTTAGCCCAGTGATGGCAGCGCAAGCGATTGATGCTTTAGTGAAAGGGCGTCATAACGATATTGATGATTACAAACTGATTGTGCCTGCCGCGTTATTAGCGCAGCAAAAGCAAACCCAGCAAATTTTTAATATTGTGATGTCGTGCGTGGCGGGGATTTCACTGCTGGTGGGCGGCATTGGCATTATGAATATTATGCTAGCCACTGTGCTTGAGCGCACTAAAGAAATAGGTTTATTGCGGGCCATTGGCGCAACGCAAAAGAACATTCAAGTGCAGTTTATTACTGAGAGTTTTACCATTTCCATTTTAGGTGGCTTACTGGGTGTATTCTTTGGTATTGCACTGTCAGAGCTGATTGCTTTTTACTCCCAGTGGGCGGTGTCGTGGTCGCTGAGCGCAATCGTGCTATCGTTTAGCATTTGTGCGTTGGTAGGCCTTGTTTTTGGCGTTTACCCTGCGATTAAGGCCTCTAAGCTTGATCCGATTGATGCACTGCAAAGTGACTAA
- a CDS encoding efflux RND transporter periplasmic adaptor subunit, whose translation MRYLAIVVSMILLTACSKPDDVAAELTFIVQKAPFKNYVEAKGELIAANETVISTPASSSGPQTLAWLMSEYSQVKKGEVIARFDGRVMIKQKRESDYSNQKVSQDLSGKNTEIDTRRKHLGFDMEIVEEEKQFAENFSIDDDRIISKLEILEQAQKVDYLNAKTAYFNWQSEQFNSSAQGELDLLNMKSQQHQSKINLLDGNLSSLEVVAPHDGLLTHSVDWYGEKPRAGQTLWPGQKIAGLPDTSVMQIKLYVKEREAINLKQDHVIEFSLISTPNKTFSGKISKLSPFPKSIKRQDPQKYYEITASIDEQGDYLRPGLKVVANIVADQPAEKLLVPKFSVFADEEGAYVQLKTASGFSKAQVTLGASNLSHVEIVKGLSEGDEIALVEQDGKL comes from the coding sequence ATGAGGTATTTAGCTATTGTTGTAAGCATGATTTTATTAACTGCTTGCTCAAAACCCGATGATGTAGCCGCCGAGCTTACTTTCATCGTGCAAAAAGCTCCGTTTAAAAATTATGTAGAGGCAAAAGGTGAGTTAATTGCCGCCAATGAAACCGTGATTAGCACCCCTGCGTCATCGAGCGGGCCGCAAACGCTGGCGTGGTTAATGTCTGAATACTCTCAAGTTAAAAAAGGTGAAGTGATTGCACGGTTTGATGGTCGTGTAATGATTAAGCAAAAGCGCGAGAGTGACTATTCAAACCAAAAAGTGTCGCAAGACTTATCCGGCAAAAACACTGAAATCGACACGCGCAGAAAACACTTAGGGTTTGATATGGAAATTGTTGAAGAAGAAAAGCAATTTGCTGAAAATTTTTCTATCGACGATGACCGTATTATCTCGAAACTTGAGATTTTAGAGCAGGCGCAAAAGGTCGACTATTTAAATGCTAAAACGGCCTACTTTAATTGGCAGTCTGAACAGTTTAATAGTAGCGCGCAAGGTGAGTTAGACCTGTTAAATATGAAAAGCCAGCAGCATCAAAGCAAAATTAATTTGCTCGATGGCAATTTGTCGTCGTTAGAGGTGGTTGCCCCGCACGATGGTTTGTTAACCCATAGCGTAGATTGGTATGGTGAAAAACCAAGAGCAGGGCAAACCCTGTGGCCGGGCCAAAAAATTGCAGGCTTGCCTGATACCTCGGTTATGCAAATTAAGTTGTATGTAAAAGAGCGCGAAGCGATTAATTTAAAACAAGATCATGTAATTGAGTTTTCGCTTATTTCAACACCCAATAAAACCTTTAGTGGCAAAATAAGCAAGCTTTCACCGTTTCCTAAATCAATTAAGCGGCAAGATCCGCAAAAGTATTACGAGATCACCGCTAGTATTGATGAACAAGGTGATTATTTAAGACCGGGCTTAAAAGTGGTGGCAAACATAGTTGCGGATCAACCAGCTGAAAAGCTATTGGTGCCGAAATTTAGCGTATTTGCTGACGAAGAAGGCGCGTATGTGCAACTTAAAACTGCATCGGGTTTTAGCAAAGCGCAAGTTACCTTAGGCGCAAGTAATTTAAGCCATGTTGAAATTGTAAAGGGCCTTTCTGAGGGCGATGAAATTGCGCTAGTTGAGCAGGACGGCAAGCTATGA
- a CDS encoding efflux RND transporter periplasmic adaptor subunit: MNKFKLGFVASLIVFSLSGCGDDEFDYHTIEKTSLQFAVQANGELESAQQSLIAPPSISRMWQYKVKFLAPENKQVKKGEMVASFDDKPVRDRLIEKNSEYDRAVKELENQKAQEIKNQEELKLALAEAQMNYDIAKRRADINDDSMSDNDKRKAQIDFTIAQNDLELAKKKLTFQDETKALNIRLAKGKAERLKAEVDALEHDIEKLKVKAPMDGIVMYYTDASGEKPMVGESVQFGQPVIELAVIEDMQVKAQIDEADFGRIALNQNVKVAIDGSEQIITSGKITSIGSAFREKSPQDKRRIVDTLIKLDNINAAAMRPGLTARVEIATDKIDDILIVPVSALHSDQSSAYVIEKSGDKTPVTVGNISNGFAVIKSGIRQGEVVRL; the protein is encoded by the coding sequence ATGAATAAGTTTAAACTTGGCTTCGTTGCAAGCCTAATCGTGTTTTCGCTTAGCGGATGTGGCGATGATGAATTTGATTATCACACCATTGAAAAAACCAGCTTGCAATTTGCTGTGCAAGCCAATGGTGAATTAGAGTCGGCACAGCAATCGCTTATTGCACCGCCGTCTATTTCGCGTATGTGGCAATACAAAGTGAAGTTTTTAGCGCCTGAGAATAAACAAGTTAAAAAAGGCGAGATGGTTGCGTCTTTTGATGATAAACCCGTGCGCGACCGCTTAATTGAAAAAAACAGCGAATATGACCGCGCAGTAAAAGAGCTCGAAAACCAAAAAGCACAAGAAATTAAAAACCAAGAAGAGTTAAAACTCGCCCTTGCTGAAGCGCAAATGAATTACGATATTGCCAAGCGTAGGGCTGATATCAACGATGATTCAATGTCGGATAACGATAAACGCAAGGCTCAGATTGATTTTACCATTGCGCAAAATGATCTTGAGCTAGCTAAGAAAAAGCTGACTTTTCAAGATGAAACTAAAGCACTCAATATTCGCTTAGCTAAAGGTAAAGCCGAGCGCTTAAAAGCAGAAGTTGATGCTCTAGAGCATGATATTGAAAAGCTGAAAGTAAAAGCCCCGATGGATGGCATTGTAATGTATTACACCGACGCCAGTGGTGAAAAACCTATGGTAGGTGAAAGTGTACAATTTGGCCAACCAGTAATTGAATTAGCGGTTATTGAAGATATGCAGGTAAAAGCGCAAATTGACGAAGCTGACTTTGGCCGCATTGCACTTAATCAGAATGTTAAAGTGGCCATTGATGGTTCTGAGCAGATTATTACATCGGGCAAAATAACCAGTATTGGTAGTGCGTTTCGTGAAAAATCGCCGCAAGATAAACGCCGAATCGTCGACACCTTAATTAAACTTGATAATATCAATGCAGCTGCGATGCGCCCAGGGTTAACCGCCCGCGTAGAGATTGCTACCGATAAAATTGACGATATATTGATAGTCCCTGTAAGCGCACTTCATAGCGACCAATCAAGCGCGTATGTAATTGAAAAAAGTGGTGATAAAACCCCTGTTACGGTAGGTAATATTAGTAATGGTTTTGCGGTAATTAAAAGTGGCATAAGGCAAGGGGAGGTGGTGCGTTTATGA
- a CDS encoding HlyD family secretion protein: MKTLKLSALPLMISSALFITQVFASQNIFITGEIKASDSQIFFAPQSDTWRIQVEWMLPEGEIAKPGDVVVVFEGGSIASTIEQDEVSLNTAQDELKRQQNKGKQAILEAEFALTRADLLLEKAKIDAAVPKSHLSAFDYEENQLKLEQAVIQKHKAKASLAEAKTTAQVNIRKQEIEIEHLQINLKENRERLQKLTHKATNQGPILYGNHPWYGSKLFSGVTAQPGWKIAEIPAMTGLYLEAWVHEIDHKHLKREQTMSLTLDAYQDTPLTTKLSDLSTQPEERKEWGKDAYYRAVFEFDDTQQLKILPGMTGRVVVQGGNNE; this comes from the coding sequence ATGAAAACACTTAAACTTAGCGCGTTGCCTTTGATGATTTCAAGCGCTCTTTTTATAACGCAGGTGTTTGCATCACAAAATATTTTTATTACTGGGGAAATTAAAGCGAGCGACAGCCAAATCTTTTTTGCACCGCAAAGTGATACATGGCGCATTCAAGTTGAATGGATGCTACCTGAGGGCGAAATTGCCAAACCCGGTGATGTGGTTGTGGTATTTGAGGGCGGTTCAATTGCCAGCACCATTGAACAAGATGAAGTAAGCCTTAATACCGCACAAGATGAATTAAAGCGTCAACAAAACAAGGGCAAACAAGCCATTTTAGAAGCCGAATTTGCGCTTACACGCGCTGATTTGTTACTTGAAAAAGCCAAAATTGATGCGGCCGTACCGAAAAGCCATTTGAGCGCGTTTGATTATGAAGAGAACCAGCTAAAGCTTGAGCAGGCGGTGATTCAAAAGCACAAAGCCAAAGCAAGTCTAGCAGAGGCCAAAACCACGGCTCAGGTAAACATTCGCAAGCAAGAAATCGAAATAGAACATTTGCAAATTAACTTAAAAGAAAACCGAGAACGTTTGCAAAAACTTACCCATAAAGCCACCAATCAAGGCCCTATTTTGTATGGTAATCACCCTTGGTATGGATCTAAATTATTTTCAGGGGTTACCGCGCAGCCAGGTTGGAAAATTGCTGAAATTCCAGCAATGACAGGCCTTTATTTAGAAGCTTGGGTGCACGAAATTGATCATAAGCACTTAAAGCGAGAGCAAACAATGTCGCTTACGCTTGATGCGTATCAAGATACGCCACTTACTACAAAATTAAGCGATCTTTCAACACAACCAGAAGAGCGTAAAGAGTGGGGTAAAGATGCCTACTATCGCGCGGTGTTTGAGTTTGACGATACACAGCAGTTAAAAATTTTACCGGGTATGACGGGGCGCGTTGTGGTGCAAGGAGGCAATAATGAATAA
- a CDS encoding ABC transporter ATP-binding protein, translating into MLEVKNLYREYGSGETRVTALNDVSITIDEGEFVAIMGSSGSGKSTLMNILGCLDTPTKGEYFLSKQSIQDMCDEDLSKIRNQRIGFIFQTFHLLTRLTALENVTLPLRYSDISPEQAKQKGLAMLAKVGLDHRAGHKPNEMSGGQRQRVAIARALVNEPKVIFADEPTGNLDSKTSHEIMSLLCDLHAQGHTIVMVTHEEDIAEYSKRIIRMKDGVKIEDSVQ; encoded by the coding sequence GTGCTTGAAGTGAAGAATCTGTATCGCGAGTACGGCAGTGGAGAAACGCGCGTTACCGCGTTAAACGATGTCTCTATCACCATCGATGAAGGGGAGTTCGTCGCCATTATGGGCTCGTCGGGCTCAGGTAAATCAACGCTAATGAATATTTTGGGTTGTTTAGATACGCCAACCAAAGGCGAGTATTTTTTATCTAAACAATCAATTCAAGATATGTGTGATGAAGACTTATCAAAAATCCGTAACCAGCGTATTGGCTTTATTTTTCAAACCTTTCATTTATTAACCCGTTTAACCGCGCTGGAAAATGTTACCTTGCCCCTTAGGTACAGTGATATATCGCCAGAACAAGCAAAACAAAAAGGTTTAGCCATGCTTGCCAAGGTAGGCCTTGATCACAGGGCGGGGCATAAACCAAATGAAATGTCGGGTGGGCAAAGGCAACGTGTGGCAATAGCAAGAGCCTTAGTTAATGAACCAAAAGTGATTTTTGCCGATGAACCTACCGGCAACCTAGACAGTAAAACATCTCACGAAATTATGTCACTGTTATGTGACCTGCATGCCCAAGGCCACACCATTGTAATGGTGACTCACGAAGAAGATATTGCCGAATACTCTAAGCGCATTATTCGCATGAAAGATGGGGTGAAAATAGAGGATAGCGTTCAATGA